One window of the Haloarcula halobia genome contains the following:
- a CDS encoding C-terminal binding protein, protein MKRVVASDDPMIDVAQLDEALDAEVIAAETGEEDELVAAASGAHGLVVDVNTPVTAAVLAELDALEVVARAGVGIDNVDVAAAAEHRVTVTNAPDYCTTEVATHTVALLLDCVRNVSGYDRDVAAGNWGWEHSRPLYRVPGRTLGLVSYGPIARQVRERLRGFDLEVVAFDPYVDAEEMAADDVEKVPLEDLYARADYVSLHAPLTDGTREMVDADALASMRDHAVLVNTGRGGLVDETALADALDAGEVAAAGLDVLQAEPPSSDNPLVGLDNCIVTPHAGWYSVEARADLNRTVADNVRAALAGETPPDRIDPATDWL, encoded by the coding sequence ATGAAGCGAGTGGTCGCCAGCGACGACCCGATGATAGACGTAGCACAACTCGACGAGGCACTCGACGCCGAGGTAATCGCCGCTGAAACCGGCGAGGAAGACGAGCTCGTCGCAGCGGCCAGCGGCGCCCACGGCCTCGTCGTCGACGTGAACACGCCGGTTACCGCCGCCGTCCTCGCCGAACTCGACGCGCTCGAGGTGGTGGCACGGGCCGGCGTCGGCATCGACAACGTCGACGTCGCGGCCGCCGCGGAGCACAGGGTCACCGTCACGAACGCCCCCGACTACTGTACGACCGAAGTGGCGACCCACACCGTCGCACTGCTCCTGGACTGCGTTCGCAACGTCTCCGGCTACGACCGGGACGTCGCGGCGGGCAACTGGGGCTGGGAGCACAGCCGGCCGCTGTATCGCGTCCCCGGCCGGACCCTCGGCCTGGTCTCCTACGGCCCCATCGCCCGGCAGGTCCGGGAGCGCCTCCGCGGGTTCGACCTCGAGGTCGTCGCCTTCGACCCGTACGTCGACGCCGAGGAGATGGCCGCGGACGACGTCGAGAAGGTACCGCTGGAGGACCTGTACGCGCGCGCGGACTACGTCTCCCTGCACGCACCGCTGACCGACGGCACGCGCGAGATGGTCGACGCCGACGCGCTGGCGTCCATGCGGGACCACGCCGTGCTCGTCAACACGGGCCGTGGCGGTCTGGTCGACGAGACGGCCCTCGCCGACGCGCTGGACGCCGGCGAGGTCGCGGCCGCCGGCCTCGACGTCCTCCAGGCGGAACCGCCGAGTAGCGACAATCCGCTGGTGGGCCTCGACAACTGTATCGTCACCCCCCACGCCGGGTGGTACTCCGTCGAGGCCCGAGCGGACCTGAACCGCACTGTCGCCGACAACGTCCGCGCGGCGCTGGCCGGCGAGACGCCACCGGACCGTATCGACCCAGCGACCGACTGGCTCTGA
- a CDS encoding DUF7537 family lipoprotein gives MSSRTVLTVFVALLVLLAGCGGAAVSEDGDGGVAGSSDGTGGDGADGSADDAGPNGSDGDSPDQSFAVTDSEQALRDAGSFTARLYFEMTDSNGTTSSIERTYAVDLDAERSAQSFSIVGDAEAVEFETFHADGTAYTKLGDGEQAFYQVRPDDTDLVENALSQGMTGYDEFDDARHDGTESFDGTTVDRFVFSDPTVWRQYGTTAFGTEENVTVTDFTVVVLVDRDGLARSTEWTLTGETEDGRPVSADWRYTVTDLGSTSVEDPDWLEDAVAQSQGQTDY, from the coding sequence ATGAGTTCACGCACAGTTCTGACAGTGTTCGTCGCTCTGCTGGTCCTCCTCGCCGGCTGTGGCGGTGCTGCCGTCTCCGAGGATGGGGACGGCGGCGTGGCCGGCAGCAGCGACGGGACCGGTGGCGACGGCGCCGACGGGTCGGCCGACGACGCGGGACCGAACGGCAGCGACGGCGATAGCCCGGACCAGTCGTTTGCAGTCACCGACTCGGAGCAGGCGCTCCGTGACGCCGGGAGCTTCACCGCCCGGTTGTACTTCGAGATGACCGACAGCAACGGAACGACGTCCTCGATCGAGCGTACATACGCCGTCGACCTCGACGCCGAGCGTTCCGCCCAGTCGTTCTCGATCGTCGGCGACGCCGAAGCCGTCGAGTTCGAGACGTTCCACGCCGACGGCACGGCCTACACGAAACTCGGCGACGGCGAACAGGCGTTCTACCAGGTGCGACCCGACGACACCGATCTGGTCGAGAACGCCCTCAGCCAGGGCATGACCGGCTACGACGAGTTCGATGACGCGCGCCACGACGGCACTGAGTCCTTCGACGGGACCACCGTCGACCGCTTTGTCTTCTCCGACCCGACCGTCTGGCGACAGTACGGCACGACGGCCTTCGGAACCGAGGAGAACGTCACGGTCACCGACTTCACCGTCGTCGTACTGGTCGACCGGGACGGCCTGGCCCGCTCGACAGAGTGGACCCTGACCGGCGAGACGGAGGACGGACGGCCCGTCTCGGCCGACTGGCGCTACACGGTGACCGACCTGGGTTCGACGTCGGTCGAGGACCCCGACTGGCTCGAGGATGCCGTCGCCCAGAGCCAGGGCCAGACCGACTACTGA
- a CDS encoding cupin domain-containing protein, with amino-acid sequence MSLDRLSEFDARPGAGDVVDGELAVTDDVLVKAFALGPGATVEPHEHAESTNVFHVVEGTVVVIQDDEESQVRAPGVVLNERGQAHGLRNGSDERAVVTASLCPLP; translated from the coding sequence ATGTCACTCGACCGACTCTCGGAGTTCGACGCCCGGCCCGGGGCCGGCGACGTCGTGGACGGTGAACTCGCGGTGACCGACGACGTACTGGTGAAGGCCTTCGCGCTCGGGCCGGGAGCCACGGTGGAGCCACACGAACACGCCGAGTCGACGAACGTCTTCCACGTCGTCGAGGGTACCGTGGTCGTGATACAGGACGACGAGGAATCGCAGGTCCGGGCACCCGGCGTCGTGTTGAACGAGCGCGGCCAGGCACACGGCCTCCGGAACGGGAGCGACGAGCGAGCCGTCGTCACCGCGAGTCTCTGTCCGCTCCCGTGA
- a CDS encoding serine/threonine-protein kinase RIO2 — protein MVQNVASVMAELEAEDFHLLSGVEQGMRFSEFVDRGKLTDFSGLTEENVDYRLDRCEDRGLVERKTIQYEGFKLTFEGYDALALHTFVERDTIEGMGAPLGVGKESDVYEVTSYKPLALKFHREGYTNFREVMRERDYTADRDHVSWQYTARKAAEREYEALETLYPDVSVPQPIDSNRHAIVMEKVDGVELSRTGLTDGQVVPVLELVLAEMQSAYREGFVHADMSEYNVFVTNQGVVVFDWPQAVPTDHENARELLTRDVDNIVSYFERKYPAIVGDVDVEGVAEAVAEAAFNSLSPYLD, from the coding sequence ATGGTCCAGAACGTCGCTTCCGTGATGGCCGAACTGGAGGCCGAGGACTTCCACCTGCTCTCGGGCGTCGAGCAGGGGATGCGGTTCTCGGAGTTCGTCGACCGGGGGAAACTCACCGACTTCTCCGGCCTGACCGAAGAGAACGTCGACTACAGACTGGACCGCTGTGAGGACCGGGGGCTCGTCGAGCGAAAGACCATCCAGTACGAGGGGTTCAAACTCACCTTCGAGGGCTACGACGCGCTCGCGCTCCACACGTTCGTCGAGCGAGATACCATCGAGGGCATGGGTGCACCCCTGGGGGTGGGCAAGGAGAGCGACGTCTACGAAGTCACGTCGTACAAACCCCTGGCCCTGAAGTTCCACCGGGAGGGCTACACCAACTTCCGGGAGGTGATGCGCGAACGTGACTACACGGCCGACCGGGACCACGTCTCCTGGCAGTACACGGCCCGGAAGGCCGCAGAACGGGAGTACGAGGCACTCGAGACGCTGTACCCCGACGTCTCGGTCCCCCAGCCCATCGACTCGAACCGTCACGCGATCGTCATGGAGAAAGTCGACGGTGTCGAGCTCTCACGGACCGGCCTCACCGACGGCCAGGTCGTCCCCGTCCTGGAGCTCGTCTTAGCGGAGATGCAGTCGGCCTACCGCGAGGGGTTCGTCCACGCGGACATGAGCGAGTACAACGTCTTCGTCACGAACCAGGGGGTCGTCGTCTTCGATTGGCCCCAGGCGGTGCCGACCGACCACGAGAACGCGCGCGAACTGTTGACCCGTGACGTGGACAACATCGTGAGCTACTTCGAGCGGAAGTATCCGGCCATCGTGGGTGACGTCGACGTCGAGGGCGTCGCCGAGGCGGTGGCCGAGGCGGCGTTCAACTCGCTGTCGCCGTACCTCGACTGA
- a CDS encoding acyl-CoA thioesterase encodes MSFDFITDVAVRYRDVDSYGHVNNVTYGTYFEEARIDYLESVVGREDSETLTGGDGEGTGIVIANLQIDYERSITMTDSVAVAVRVTRLGETSFTLEYELRDEGAVAATGETTVVTYDRAAEAPRPIPDHWREAIAEFEGL; translated from the coding sequence GTGAGCTTCGACTTCATCACGGACGTCGCGGTGCGGTACCGGGACGTAGACAGTTACGGTCACGTCAACAACGTCACCTACGGGACGTACTTCGAGGAGGCCCGCATCGACTACCTCGAGTCGGTGGTCGGCCGCGAGGACAGCGAGACCCTCACCGGCGGCGACGGGGAGGGGACCGGCATCGTCATCGCCAACCTCCAGATCGACTACGAACGGTCGATAACGATGACCGACAGCGTCGCCGTCGCGGTCAGGGTGACCCGCCTGGGCGAGACGAGCTTCACTCTCGAGTACGAACTGCGCGACGAGGGCGCCGTCGCAGCCACCGGCGAGACGACGGTGGTCACCTACGACCGGGCGGCGGAGGCACCGCGACCGATACCCGACCACTGGCGCGAGGCGATCGCGGAGTTCGAGGGACTCTAG
- the msrA gene encoding peptide-methionine (S)-S-oxide reductase MsrA codes for MTEQATFAGGCFWCTESVFKQIEGVTDVVSGYSGGHVANPSYEAVCREETGHAECVQITYDPDVVSYEELLAAFFTTHNPTTLNRQGNDVGTQYRSAIFYHDATQRETTEAFIEDIQPGYDDDIVTEVEPLEAFYPAEEYHQDYFEKNPTQAYCRMTIPPKLEKLEEKHAELLA; via the coding sequence ATGACAGAACAAGCGACGTTCGCCGGGGGCTGCTTCTGGTGTACCGAGTCCGTGTTCAAGCAGATCGAGGGCGTCACGGACGTGGTCTCGGGCTACAGCGGCGGTCACGTCGCGAACCCCAGCTACGAGGCGGTGTGTCGCGAGGAGACCGGCCACGCCGAGTGCGTCCAGATCACCTACGACCCCGACGTGGTGAGCTACGAGGAGCTGCTGGCCGCGTTCTTCACGACCCACAACCCGACGACGCTGAACCGCCAGGGCAACGACGTCGGGACCCAGTACCGGTCGGCCATCTTCTACCACGACGCGACCCAGCGCGAGACCACCGAGGCGTTCATCGAGGACATCCAGCCTGGCTACGACGACGACATCGTCACCGAGGTCGAACCCCTGGAGGCGTTCTACCCGGCCGAGGAGTACCACCAGGACTACTTCGAGAAGAACCCAACCCAGGCGTACTGCCGGATGACCATCCCGCCGAAACTCGAAAAGCTCGAGGAGAAGCACGCGGAACTGCTGGCGTGA
- a CDS encoding NADH-quinone oxidoreductase subunit D produces the protein MSQTVRADAVEASPLVDPVREHVVATDDHEHAPAVVVRADEVQTVLSTLKAESGLDHCAAVTAQEYDDRYESIYHLRRYDDPTTELSVVVPTTKDDPTSESGAPVYPTAAWHEREAYDLVGIEYEGHPDLRRILLPETWQGHPLSKDYNQDQPQIVTYREHERVFEDRREGPETLHLNVGPHHPSTHGVLHLEVSLDGETVADVAPDIGYIHRCEEQMCQSKTYRHQIMPYPDRWDWSGAGLLNEWAYARTAESLVGIEVPEYAQVIRTMCGEFSRILGHLLAVATYALDVVGEFTPVFQWGVRDRELVQDVLEDLTGQRLMFNYFRLGGVAWDLPEPREAFFENIRAFLDDLPRKLEEYHTMLTGNEVLQVRTVDTGHLPAETARAYGCTGPVARGSGIDYDLRRDDPYGYYDELDWSVVTEDEGDNFSRLLVRLREVEESAKIIEQCVDLLEEWPEADREIQANVPRTIRPDPDREIYRAVESAKGELGIYVRTDGTETPARFKIRGPSFSHVHVLPEMARGEYVADLVATLGSLDPIMGDVDR, from the coding sequence ATGTCACAGACAGTCCGTGCCGACGCTGTCGAGGCGTCGCCGCTGGTCGACCCCGTCCGCGAGCACGTCGTCGCGACCGACGACCACGAGCACGCGCCCGCCGTCGTCGTCCGCGCCGACGAGGTCCAGACGGTGCTGTCGACGCTGAAAGCCGAGTCCGGCCTCGACCACTGTGCCGCCGTCACCGCACAGGAGTACGACGACCGCTACGAGTCAATCTACCATCTGCGGCGCTACGACGACCCCACGACGGAGCTGTCGGTGGTCGTCCCCACGACGAAAGACGACCCGACGAGCGAGTCGGGCGCCCCCGTCTACCCGACGGCGGCGTGGCACGAACGGGAAGCCTACGACCTCGTCGGCATCGAGTACGAGGGTCACCCCGACCTCCGGCGCATCCTCCTGCCCGAGACCTGGCAGGGCCATCCCCTCTCGAAGGACTACAACCAGGACCAGCCACAGATCGTCACCTACCGCGAGCACGAGCGCGTCTTCGAGGACCGGCGCGAGGGCCCGGAGACGCTGCACCTGAACGTGGGACCACACCACCCCTCCACCCACGGTGTCCTCCACCTGGAGGTGTCGCTCGACGGGGAGACGGTCGCCGACGTGGCCCCCGACATCGGGTACATCCACCGCTGCGAGGAACAGATGTGCCAGTCCAAGACCTACCGCCACCAGATAATGCCCTATCCCGACCGCTGGGACTGGAGCGGCGCCGGCCTGCTGAACGAGTGGGCGTACGCCCGGACCGCCGAATCCCTCGTGGGCATCGAGGTTCCGGAGTACGCACAGGTCATCCGGACGATGTGTGGCGAGTTCTCGCGCATCCTCGGGCACCTGCTCGCGGTCGCGACCTACGCGCTGGACGTCGTCGGCGAGTTCACGCCCGTCTTCCAGTGGGGCGTCCGGGACCGCGAGCTCGTCCAGGACGTCCTCGAGGACCTCACCGGGCAGCGGCTCATGTTCAACTACTTCCGGCTGGGCGGGGTCGCGTGGGACCTCCCGGAACCCCGCGAGGCATTCTTCGAGAACATCCGCGCATTCCTCGATGACCTGCCGAGGAAACTCGAGGAGTACCACACGATGCTCACCGGGAACGAGGTCCTCCAGGTGCGCACGGTCGACACCGGCCACCTTCCGGCCGAGACGGCCCGAGCGTACGGCTGTACCGGGCCCGTCGCACGCGGGTCGGGCATCGACTACGACCTCCGGCGCGACGACCCCTACGGCTACTACGACGAACTCGACTGGTCGGTCGTCACCGAGGACGAGGGCGACAACTTCTCGCGCCTGCTCGTCCGCCTCCGGGAGGTCGAGGAGTCCGCGAAGATCATCGAACAGTGCGTGGACCTGCTGGAGGAGTGGCCCGAGGCCGACCGCGAGATACAGGCCAACGTCCCGCGGACGATCCGGCCCGATCCCGACCGCGAGATCTACCGTGCCGTCGAGTCCGCCAAGGGGGAGCTGGGCATCTACGTCCGCACCGACGGCACCGAGACGCCCGCCCGCTTCAAGATTCGCGGCCCGTCGTTTTCGCACGTCCACGTGCTCCCCGAGATGGCCCGCGGGGAGTACGTCGCCGACCTCGTCGCCACCCTCGGCAGCCTCGACCCCATCATGGGCGACGTGGACCGGTGA